The genomic region CTTTCTAAATTAAACAAATATTCTATGAAATGAGAAAAATGTCCAGGTTTCCAAAGTACACAATTATTAATACAATTATATTAAAagggaagaagaaaagttatttTGGCTTTTGTAATATCAGGTAGGTTTCGGAGCAGTTTAAATATGTGCCCTTGGTATTACAACGCATCCTGATTGTTGTAGTATGAAAAACCCACCTGAAAATGGTTGTTGGGCAGCCCCGGGGTCCCTGGAATGCTCCGCCCATGCTTCCCATGGATGTTGTTGATGGCAGGTGACTTGGCCACTTTGGTTCTCCCTGGTCCAGGTCCCCCTCCTGccaccccccctcctcctgcaCTATTAATGGCGCTGGAGGCAGGAGAGCTTTTGCGCTTCTTGCCCTCGAGGCGCCCGTCAGAGTGGTGGCTGAAGTTGGTGTGGTGGTCAGAGGAGGACAGAGACGGGTGGTGGACAAAGGGCCCGAGGGACAGGGTGGAGTCGCTGCTGTTCATCACCACGCTCATGCGCTTGATGGACTCTGCGGGGCTGCCCGAGGGGGGGCCTCTCGCCGGCGGCCCCGAGGAGCCGCCCGCCGACCCTCCTGTGGACTCGGCCTTGAGGCTGAGTGAGTTGGTCCGCACCGTGGGGCCACAGTTGAGCCCCACGCTGTGGACACCGGTGTGGGAGGAAGATAACAACGATGAGGACGAAGGACCTAATGAGCCGTGGTGGTAGGTGCTCCCTGAGCTGCCGACATTTGCACAGTTCTTCTTGAAAGACGAGGAAAAGTTGGCATTGGAGGAGGAGTCAGAGGGGACGTGGGACGAAGAGAGAATCGCGctgttcttcctcttcttccccGAGCTGAAGCTAGTGTTGCTACTGTTACTGTTGGCTCCACTGAGGGAGTTGGGGGAGATGGGGGTGGAGGGGCCAGAGGAGATGTCTTTGGGCCTGAACGATGACGACGACTTGGtagtgctgctgctggaggaggaggagcgggACTTAAGCGCCCTGCCTGAGGCGAGGGAAGGagctgacgaagaggaggacgagTGGGCTGAAGGCATCTGAGGCGACGAAGACACTTGTCTGGCCTGCGTAATGCCGTAGGCCGGGTGCTCAGCCCCGCCCTGTGGGGAGCTGCGGGCATTTAAGGTGGTCCCATAGGAGAGCACGGACTTGCCCTCGTACGATTGGCTATAAGGAGTCTGGGGCAGGGTGGCAGGGGGGCCCAGGAAGCCTGAAGAGGGGGTGCTACTGTGGGAATTTGTGCTTGTCCTATGTGAAGGTAcaacagaggaggaggagttcTCCAAGGCCAAGGGGATTTTCCTGCAACAAGGAATTACATCAACTTTTAGCTATATCTGTAAAAGTCAATATTGAGGCCAGGAATGGCCGAGGAGAACAGTGATCATGTGTGTGGGCTCTAATCAAATCTGAGCTGGACACACTTACTTCCACATCTGAGAGTTGACGTGCTTGTCCGTCATTGAGGTGAGCGCACATCGCACTCTGTCCAATCTCCTGTCAAAGGAGTAGCAGCCTCTCCCAAACAGTCGACTTCCAAATGTACAGAACTGTGAACAGAGGAAGAAGCCGTATGAGGATACATCAGATTTTAGCTGCAGGTTATCAAGTCCAAAAGACAACATTTTCATCCGCATGATGCCAGAATAAACAGTGGGTTTATTATACGACTTGCAAAAATGTGTAAAGAGCCCTAAAGATCATTCTATTAATAGCTTTGGTATTGTTTTCTTAATAATTGATACATTTTGTTTACTTAGGATATTTTAATAGAGTATGCAAACAAGTTCCAAAGTCTTAATATCCATATGAATTAACAGATCATGTATTACTAAAGGTTTTACTTGTATTACTATGGTACAATTTTAGATTATATTTGTGACATAAAATGgaataaaaatgaaaataacaagTATTTCTGGGACAAGGCATTGCAGGGCGCACTTACAGCTGCCGGTCGGGGGTGATAACCTGAATAGTGACAGTCCAGTTTGTCAGCGCTGTCCTCCCGCTCCTCGTTCTCTCCCTCGTCACTGGAGGGTCGGGAAAACCCATCGGGGGTGGTCTGGGCGTGGTGGGGTGACTCGTGGACAACTGCAGGGTCGCCGGGGGTTACACCTCCGTGACTGCTGTTTAGTCTAGACCAAGAATGATACGATTCCATAATAGTCAGGAAATTGATTTCAGAGAAGTATAGAAAATGTGTCAAATGCAAAGTTGTAATTGTTTGTTTCACCGTCCCCTCTCAGTGAATAAGGCGTGGTTCTGACGGTCACTACATCAATGCATACAAATAGATCACAATTCAATAGAGAAACAGATCTGAACATACCGTGGAAGACCAGGGCTGTGAAATTTGGGCTTGCCGATTGGCAAAGGCTTAGTGGCTTCTGTGGCGGGGCCGTTGACGTGAGCGACCTGGTGGGCGTCATGGGCAGCGGCGAGGTGGGAGGAGGGGTGAGGGTCCCTGAGAGAGGGGTTCTGCTGGGAATGGGTTTGTTGgagctctctctccttctccttctctttctccttctccttctcccgATCCCTCGTTCTGCTCTTATGCTCCGCCAGCAGCGTGTCAAAGCGCTTCCTCCGCCCTGGCACCGCTCTTCGCTGGCTTAAGGAATGTGTCTGGTGGGGCATTACAAAGGTCCGAATTATTGTTTGAGAAGATAGACTCCTTGGTGTTTATGCCTATAAGATATAGCATGCATGAATCTGTGAACCACGACCATCGTTAAAAAACAATTCCACATGTTTGTAAATGTCAAAGAATTTCATTAAAAGAGCAACACTTGCTTTCTGCATCAAAAACGTAATAAAGCTTATCGCTCCAAGCCCTAGAGCTCAGCCATTGTCTAAAAACTATTTAGAATACACGGCTCACATGTTCCTTTATTACAGCATATAGAacaaatattgtatttattctcaATCCGTCTTGCCGACAGAAACTGGAGCATGAGATCTGTAGAAAATCGTCCTTAGCAAATACTTTTCTTCCCGTTTGAATAACAGcccacatgcttttattttgcttTTTTTAGCCTTGTTCACAGAATCACTCCAATTCTAACAGCCTTGAAGGCAGTTAACCAGCTTTAAGCCTGACGCTCTGAACCACTGCTTCGTCACATCAGTGATTTGTTGTCACCATTTGCTGAGAGTTCTGAACTATGAGCAACACTGAGCAACACTGAGCAACactgagcagcagcagcagcagcagcagcagcagcagcagcagcagcttaaCCGTTTTAAATTGTCCAAGCAAAAGCTAGTAAACGTAGCTTGCTAGCCTCCGCAATCTAAGAGCAACACAATTGTAACATTAGGACGGGTTATCCGTGTTGGGGAATTTTGTCAAAGGCCAGATGAGTATAACGCTACTTAGCCAGCACTATGTAGGcatggatttttttttaaacaaatgtgtatTCGCTATATAGAGCCATATCTTGTTTTTTTAATCATTACAGAACCAAATAAGTTGTCCGTGTTGGAAAACCCATACTAAGTGCTTCCTACATGCTCAATCAAGTATGTGATGCATACTGCCTACTAAATGAACAATTAAATACATTAGAGTGGAGGATCAGAAATAAATGGTTCAACTTGAAAAAAGATTTGACACTTGTTGACAACAGAACAATCGAGGAACATTTCCAGTTCATGCTTGAAACCCACGCAGCCATACAGGCCGGGCGCTCGGCACAAAGCGGAGAGACTGGTTACCTTGCATGTTAGCGATCTTGTGCATGTTTTCCGAGCGGTCAAATCCACAACGCCACAGTGGACATCTGCATTGTACTCGCGCTCTGAAGgcacagagagagacaagacAAGTGTTACTTACATATATTGTGACAGATCACCTGCTCTAGTACCTTGATTAACTGTACTTTATGTAAAATATTCTATCTAGGTGTCCTTCTGTTATCAAAGAAATGGATTACTGACGTCGGGATAAGAAGATTAAGTACTGTGAATGGTCTTCCATTGACCTACCATTACCCTATTATAAAATAGACTAAGCAGGTCTAGAGAAACAATCTATTTtaggaaaacaaatatttagttttggttttattatgagacaGTACAAAAATACTGTACCTAATAATCTAAACTGAACTCATGACAGAAGTGTTAACAGTCCTTTTTCCTCAAATCATCTCCAACTGACCTGTAACTTTCTTGTTAACGTGGCGTCTGCTACTGGCACTGCTGCTGCCGTCCTGCTTCTTGTCTGAGAGGACTGAGAGGTGGCCCTTGCCGTTGGGAATCTGACCCGGGGCCAGTAATGGAGGCTTTGGTATGGAGGGACAGTTAAGGCCTGGTTTAAGGGCtgatgatgaggatgaggaggaggtggtgatGGTGGTAGTGTTGGAGCTCACAGTGGTGCTAGAGGAGGatgtggaggagggggaggtgGTGGCTGGGGCAGACGGGGCCTGCACCAGCTTAGCTGACGAGGAGTCCACCCGCAGATGCATCTTCTCCACCTTGACAGCCGGGATGAGGCTGGAAGAGAAGGTTACAGAGATGAAGAGGGCAGCAAGGAGGAAGCCGAGCGTTAGAAACACGGAGCCGGTGAGAAACGCATGGTAGGAGACAGATGTGCACGTATGGAGGGGGCTGGGAGGACAAAACATAATTCTAACATGATCAAGAATGTATCACCATACCAACAGAGAGAAAGTCAGATGATGACACCTGTTTTGTAAAAGCTCCGGGAAAATAATCCTGATTGAATAAGAGGGTTTGATAATAAGGACAGCACTTACAGCACTTCTTCGTGTGTTACAATCAAGAGCCTAGTTCAAATACATGTTGACTTATCAAGAACAAGCCAAAGCTGAGGACATTTCAATCgaataattcagaaaaaaactgTGCTATAAATATTTAAACACAAGTTTGTATATATGTATTCAACACTTGGACGT from Pseudochaenichthys georgianus chromosome 5, fPseGeo1.2, whole genome shotgun sequence harbors:
- the LOC117446677 gene encoding ataxin-7 gives rise to the protein MSERAEDDVRGEQRRAARQQLKQQQIQRGEGSTAMATVAERRSLPSPEIMLGQPWSNWVDAAKLHGYDGAESEESFKDFGKNREAMRLCREDMHIFGQCPAQDDFYLVMCSHCSQVVKPQAFQAHYERRHSSAMKPASTSPFPVSGRNRSSGLGSLLGSGSAAAVATGGILSRPNTAGSSLSSSASSASSNPKLLKPAKEKQPGIQRRTPFAPFRTPQLDKILIPAVKVEKMHLRVDSSSAKLVQAPSAPATTSPSSTSSSSTTVSSNTTTITTSSSSSSSALKPGLNCPSIPKPPLLAPGQIPNGKGHLSVLSDKKQDGSSSASSRRHVNKKVTEREYNADVHCGVVDLTARKTCTRSLTCKTHSLSQRRAVPGRRKRFDTLLAEHKSRTRDREKEKEKEKEKERELQQTHSQQNPSLRDPHPSSHLAAAHDAHQVAHVNGPATEATKPLPIGKPKFHSPGLPRLNSSHGGVTPGDPAVVHESPHHAQTTPDGFSRPSSDEGENEEREDSADKLDCHYSGYHPRPAAFCTFGSRLFGRGCYSFDRRLDRVRCALTSMTDKHVNSQMWKKIPLALENSSSSVVPSHRTSTNSHSSTPSSGFLGPPATLPQTPYSQSYEGKSVLSYGTTLNARSSPQGGAEHPAYGITQARQVSSSPQMPSAHSSSSSSAPSLASGRALKSRSSSSSSSTTKSSSSFRPKDISSGPSTPISPNSLSGANSNSSNTSFSSGKKRKNSAILSSSHVPSDSSSNANFSSSFKKNCANVGSSGSTYHHGSLGPSSSSLLSSSHTGVHSVGLNCGPTVRTNSLSLKAESTGGSAGGSSGPPARGPPSGSPAESIKRMSVVMNSSDSTLSLGPFVHHPSLSSSDHHTNFSHHSDGRLEGKKRKSSPASSAINSAGGGGVAGGGPGPGRTKVAKSPAINNIHGKHGRSIPGTPGLPNNHFQPKARP